A stretch of DNA from Juglans microcarpa x Juglans regia isolate MS1-56 chromosome 5D, Jm3101_v1.0, whole genome shotgun sequence:
GCCAAAGTCCGCCGGTTgcctttcctctctctctctctctctctctctctctctgtaccCTGCATTATTATTGCAAACACAATCCTTTGGGTCCTGCTCAAAACCGCATTAATGGAAACCTCATCACCCATCTCCATCCAAAATACCCCACTACAAGACCTCCCAGAGGCATCCCCTAAACCCTACAAAAAGAGCTTCGTAACCACACTCATGGAGGCCGCCACGCTTCGCTCTTCTTCCTTCAAAGAGGACACCTACTTCATTTCCAACCTCAAGTCCTCTGAAAAGAAAGCTCTGCAAGAGTTCAAGGACAAGCTCTTGGCTTCTGATGCTTCGGACGCTTCAATGTGGGGCATTCCTCTGTTGGGAGGTGACGAGAAGGCAGATGTGGTTCTCTTGAAGTTTCTGCGAGCAAGAGACTTCAGGGTCTCGGACGCGCTCAGCATGTTGCTGAAGTGCTTGTCATGGAGGAGAGAATTTGGAGCGGATAGTGTGGTAGAGGAGGAGCTGGGATTCAAGGAGCTTGAGGGTGTGGTGGCCTATATGCATGGTTACGACCGGGAGGGACACCCTGTTTGTTACAATGCTTACGGGGTTTTCAGAGACAAGGATATGTACGAGAGGATCTTTGGTGACGACGAGAAACTCCAGAAGTTTTTGAGGTGGAGGGTTCAGGTGCTTGAGAGAGGGATCAACCTTCTGCATTTTAAGCCCGGTGGGGTTAACTCTATCATCCAAGTCACTGATCTCAAGGACATGCCCAAGAGAGAGCTCAGGGTCGCTTCTAATCACATCCTCTCTTTGTTTCAGGACAACTATCCCGAGATGGTCGCTCGCAAGGTAGTATTCCTATTTGATTTCCTGATGAATTTAAAGCATTTGATGTGGGTTTGGGGCTTTTTATCGATCTTCTGAAGACTGATCTCTCGTGCTACCTTTTTGGGCTCAGGTTTTTATCAATGTTCCATGGTACTTCAGCGTCTTGTATTCGATGTTCAGCCCATTTCTAACTCAGCGAACAAAAAGCAAGTTCGTAATCTCTAAGGAAGGGAATGTGGCCGAGACACTCTACAAGTAAAGTCTCTTTCATTGGCACCTCttgcttttattttaactatttaTTACGTACTCTTCATGCCATATGCCGGATTCTTTGTCTATTCTCCGGTATGCTCATTTGTAATCTTTCTCGGTGTCGTTTGGTTCTTCACTTCAGCATTTTCCGTAAAGAGTAATGCTTTCGAGACGGCTATTCGTTTCCCGGTCTTTTTTTACATTTCTGATTCGGTTTTTCTTTATCTGTACCACTCTGTAGTCTGTTCCTTGCATTGTTTTGGGGAGGGGCTGtaaattcttttttactttCACCGTTGCTGTACTTTGAGCTGAAGTTTTCTGAGCTGGGTTTTCATTTTCTGGACAGGTTTATTAGGCCTGAGGATGTTCCTGTTCAGTATGGTGGATTGAGTCGACCCAGTGATTTGCAGAACGGTCCCCCAAAACCAGCCTCCGAGTTCCACGTCAAAGGCGGAGAGAAAGTGAATATCCAGATCGAGGGAATAGAGGTTCATTAACTATATCAAGTTACTGATTTTTTTCCATTCCATTTAAGTCGAACATAATTCAAAGTCGAACAATTTCCATGTAAATTCAGTCAAGTCTCCACCTCAAAGCTCAATTATCCAGTGTATATAACCTCAAAATGTGAGAAATTTAATAAAGGAATTGATTGAACTTTTGTTGGGTTACTAGGCGGGTGCAACGATAACATGGGACATTGTGGTGGGTGGGTGGGAGTTGGAGTACAGTGCAGAGTTCGTACCGAGTGCAGAAGGAAGCTACATTATTGCCGTGGCGAAGCCAAGGAAGATTTCAGCCTCGGAAGAAGCAGTTCACAACTCGTTCACATCGAGTGAAGCAGGCAAAATGGTGTTCTCGGTAGATAACACTGCTTCCAGAAGGAAAAAAGTTGCTGCTTATCGGTACATTGTGCGCAAATCCACTGCTATAGTACCATCATCCTAtgctaattaaatattaaaggttgttttgggttttgtaatgttctttaattttgatgggATTTATTAATGGTTCTCTTTAGAGTTGTGTACTTGCTTAAAAAAACTCTACTTGATAGTactaatgtaatgtataaaatgaaaaaaaattgggggTTATTATATTTGCTTAATGTAGAAGAAAAGCTGATAAACTTTGCTTATATCAGTGCACAAAACTGTTTGTCCCTATCTGTAGTCATGTCTGGAGCCAAGACATTGGGTGTTGGTAAAGGGTGGAGTTTGCTTTGTCTTTGGTGCGTGGGCTTGAAAATGGTATCCATCGAAGTCCTTGTTTTTGGTAGAGGTGTTGATAAAGGAAATGAGTTGTTGGTACAGAGTGAGAGGCAAGTTTGCAGGGTGTCTGGTCCTGAAATGGATTGCTGATTGCTTTTAGTGGTTTGCCATCTTTTAACTGAGTCGCAATGGTGTCTTTTATTCAGGGGGTCTCATTGGGGTTATCAAAAGTGGGAGTAGGGAAGAGAGAAGATATTGACTGGACTCTGGTTACTTTTTTTGGCTCTGGTACGTTTTTGGAGGGTTTTGCTGTGATTTGATATTACAttccagaaaagaaaaaaaagaaagagaaatgatgtgAAGATATGATTGAAGGATGTTCCAAAGAGATGATGGAACAGGGACAGAGGTTTGTAAAGTGTGGTGTGTTGTCCAATGTTGACGTGTTCTTGTCATAACTTTGTTTTCATACTGTCGAGATTAATTGTATTCTTTGGGCAAATATAAGTGCACGATTGTGATTgctgtttataattttaaataataaaattttattattaaaaaattctttattatttgataactatatatttaaattatttttgtttggaaataaatttaaaaaatgttttttaaaatgcaaatgaagattatttaaatttttaaatattatgatcatattttttaaagttataattattttaaagttgtaagGATATTTTAGTCTATtgatagtctttttaaaatttaaattatgttttgcaTTATTCTAAAAGGTtagtttaaagaaaaatatcaaaattatgtttttccttatcttttagtttatttaagattaaaagtattttaatatataatattcaaaacaatTTAATTCTTCTATTAAAGAGCTTATAAGGGTATTTAAGAACTTTTCAAGACTTACAACAACAAACAGGTCCTAAATCTGGCTTGGTTACTTTGGGGATTAGCTCTCTACGACATTGGTAGAGGTTTATAATTGGATTGGAATTTTATGTCTGAATTATCAATTTTGGTACAGGCAAGCGGGGTGGGGAACTGCCGGGGAATCGGATGGGACATGTCAGTcggaaaaatttaaaaaaagagagaagaaatcgACTGAAACATATGAGAGAAATTTCGTGGAAGGCATTCCGAAAACGAAATAGGCCATAGTTGCCCCTTCGAAAACGCCCGAAGCCCCAAAAGGAAAGAACCCAGATGGGTGGTGTTTTAGGTCGTTGGGTTCGATGAAGTTCCTCTAGTCTCCTTGCCAGAATCCCATCAGTATCACGAAGGCTATGAACAAAATGTGCAGCGCCGTCAACACCATGTTCACCATCGAGCTCTCCCCCTTACTGAAAGAACCATAGAAAGGTGAACTGAGATTGAAAAACTTGGAATGCGAACTAGAAAGTGAGGAATCTAAGGATAGGAATGATTTTTGTGGACTCGGACCTGTAGCTTTCCCTCATACTGGAAGAACCAAAGAAAGGTGAAGTGAGATTGTTGATATTTTCCAACCGTTCTACATACTTGGTTGTTTTGTTCACAGAACATATCCAGTTCAAACCTGCAATGACTTGACTTCCGAATGGCCTACTAAACAGCTTCCTTTCTTCTCTGCATTTCAAAGCTCTTCTTAAAACCCATCCTGTTTCTTGTTTGCAATTTGATCCCAGTCCTTCTTTCTTTGGAGCTTGAGAGTCCTTTGCCTACCTCTCCCACCAAATTTCGCTTGACTTCATTTCTTCCcgtttatcttcttcttctgctcaGACGTTAGGAAGCCACAGTTCGCAAGGTATAGCATACGTCCTTAAACGAACCGTTTCATTAAGCCACGTAGGACACGGTTACGCTACGATTCCTCCCGTCGGTTGCATTCAGCATTTTTCCTGAATTATATGACTCATTGGCAAGAAGTGTTTACAGAGTAGACTCTCTATGATTGGTACTCTTCAAATCTCTATAATGTAGCGGTGCTACCTGCACCTTCTGGATGGACAGTCCCATCACTTGCCGCTCGCATGGGCTGGGGGCCAATTTGGCTTGTGCTGTGGCCTTGCTCGTTATAGGTGAGTGCTCTTTTCGAATTGTAGGGAACGGATTGGTGTCACCACCGTTTGACGATCCTGTCTAATActacattttttagaataaagTCAAACAAGATCGCATATAATTAGATAAATatcacaaatccaacaaaaaaaactcaaaacaaactaacaaaattacaaatcaaacaaaataaacaaaccgAATTAACTCATAATTGCACTGACATTCCGTAACGTCCTATACCTAGAGGAGGGttagagatttttttcttatcattttaaatcACATCCAAACAAATACTATACAAACTCTAGTGACTCTATGAAATATATATTCCTTTGAATACACTACACGAATATCAAAGAAACATTCCATTATATGTTTAAAAGAATCAACGTCCCAAAATATTAATCAACAGAAAGAGACAAATCTCCCAAATAACCACGTGTATCTTTGGGCACTTTTTCCAAAATGGGTGTAGTTAATAATAGAGATGTTAGTACCAAACATAATAACAGAAGTCACAATTGAGGCGGAAGCAAAAATATAATGTAATGCCAGAAGATTTTTAGATGCAACATATTGTATCATCATAACGTACCAAACATATACAAATCATACTCACATAATCATGTGCACAAATTccagatttcatattcgctcttttaaaACAGTTGAGAACCAAATGTAAAAATTGTTCATGCCTGCATCAgtcaagacaaaaaaaattttcttttcttattcagATACCATGAGTAATACAGATATAATGATCgagattattttaaatgttccataacaaaatatgcatgtattttcataaaattaatcgCAATTTGCATTTAggcaaagtctagtataaaagCATTGTTTACTTGACTCTTGCAATGTATTATCTAAGCGTTGGGTTCCACCTTTAACATTATGCCAATCTCAACTAGAAAACATTTACTAAAGTGTTAATAACCCATACAAGGACAAAACTCATTTTACTAGCGAACCTCAAATAAAcacaaaactaaatttattaaCGAAAACCCATAATTCGAACCACAGATTTAGCATGCACAAATCCATCATGACATTCAAAGAAATTCACTACTTCTCAAAAATTAGTGCAAATTAGTTGTATTTGTTTAACCATTTACCACAAGCCTCCTGCTATTCACAAAATCATTCTCGACATGTTATACAAACATTCcacatattaaaaaacaacTTACActcaatttatcaaaaaaataaacaacaacaTTTACTCCCGACATGCCCAATAACCAAATAACCACTATTAAGTCTTCTCTACCCACAACATTACAAACCTGAGAATCCTTACATTCCAACCAACCAAACATCCCACAAACGTACATATCAAGCagttaaacaaccaacaaattGACATATCGAACAATCAAACAGACCACAAATCGACATATCAAACGATCAAATAACCCAAACTTACAAGTCAATTCCTTCCTCGGTCTCCAACATTACATTCAAGAGATCCTCTACACACCAACCCACTATGTATACACAATCTCCACAATTTCAAACACATAAATAAACATAGTACaaccttttaactttatatttttatttaattttt
This window harbors:
- the LOC121265329 gene encoding patellin-6-like, yielding METSSPISIQNTPLQDLPEASPKPYKKSFVTTLMEAATLRSSSFKEDTYFISNLKSSEKKALQEFKDKLLASDASDASMWGIPLLGGDEKADVVLLKFLRARDFRVSDALSMLLKCLSWRREFGADSVVEEELGFKELEGVVAYMHGYDREGHPVCYNAYGVFRDKDMYERIFGDDEKLQKFLRWRVQVLERGINLLHFKPGGVNSIIQVTDLKDMPKRELRVASNHILSLFQDNYPEMVARKVFINVPWYFSVLYSMFSPFLTQRTKSKFVISKEGNVAETLYKFIRPEDVPVQYGGLSRPSDLQNGPPKPASEFHVKGGEKVNIQIEGIEAGATITWDIVVGGWELEYSAEFVPSAEGSYIIAVAKPRKISASEEAVHNSFTSSEAGKMVFSVDNTASRRKKVAAYRYIVRKSTAIVPSSYAN